The Streptomyces sp. NBC_01276 genome contains the following window.
GACGATGCCGCTGGAGCGGACCGGGTCCTTGGCGCCCGAGGCGGCACGCGAGGGGACGCTGTTGTTGGCCGTGTTGCCGGCGTCCGTGTTGGCCGGGGGCGCGACGGCCTCGGCGTTGGTGTAGCTGCCCTTTTCGATGATGTTGAAGCCGGCGCACTCGTGGTCCGCCGTGACGACCACGAGGGTGTGACCGTCCTTCTTCGCGAACTCGTAGGCGGCCTTCACCGCGTCGTCGAAGGCCTTGACCTCGGCGAGGGTCTGCGCGGCGTCGTTCGCGTGCGAACGCTTGTCGATCTGGGCGCCCTCGACCTGGAGGTAGAAGCCCTTCTTCGACTTGCCGCGGTCGTACGAGCCGCCCTGCTTGCGGTCGTTCAGGAGCTGGATCGACTTGCGGGTCATGTCCGCGAGCGAGGGCTCCTGCTTCTGCGGGGCGCCGGCCGGCAGGGCGGCCTTGTTCTGCTCCACCGTCAGGTTGCCGCGGTTGAACAGGCCGATGACCTTCTTGCCGCCCGCCTTGTCCAGGTCGGACTTGGTGGCGACCTTCTGGCTGGCGGCCGTCTGCGCGGGCAGCGCCGGGTCGCCGAAGCTGCCGAGCACCTGGTAGCCCTGGGCCTGGAGGGCCTTCTGGTCGTCCGGCTCGAAGCGGGCGAGCCCGCCGCCGAGGATGACGTCGGCGGTGCCGTTGCGGGCGATCTGCTCGGCGATCGGCGTGATCAGCGTCTTGTCCGCCGGGGCCTGCTCGTAGCTGCCGTCGTCCTTCTTCGGGAGGCAGGCGGCGTCCGAGTAGGCCGGGCCCTGGCAGCCGCGCAGCAGCGCGTGGCTGAACTGGGCGGCGGGGGTGGCGTCGGTGATCTCGGCGGTGGAGACGTTGCCGGTGGCGAAGCCGGCCGCGTGGGCCTGCTCCATCAGCGTGGCGACCTTCTTCTCGTACGCGTCCACGCCGATGGCCGCGTTGTAGGTCTTCACGCCGGAGGCCCAGGCGGTCGCGGAGCTGGCCGAGTCGGTGACCAGGGCCGGCTTCGCGCTGTTCTTCTCGACGGCGTAGGTGGCGACCGCGCCCGTGTTCGGGAGGGTCTCCATGGTGAGCTTGCCGGCGGCGCCCGCGTAACGGTCGCGCGCGGCCGTCACGTGGGTGCGGCCCATTCCGTCACCGAGCAGGTAGATGACGTTCCGGACGTCCTGGTGCGAGTCGCTCTGCTGGGGCGCGGAGTTCGCGGTGACGGCGGTGCCGGCGGCCACGGCGCTGGCCAGGGCCAGGACGGTGAGCGTCTTCAACGGTCTGCGGCGCATGTGCGGGAGATCCCCCTCGGGTGTTCGGCACGATCGGGCCGACCGTAGGAGGGCCGCGTGAACGGGACACCACCACCGGGTATTGCCCGGCCGAACGCGGAAAGCATGACAGGACACGGTCACGCGAAGGCCGTTCGGGGTGGCGCCGGCCACCTACTGCCAGAAGATCTCCTCCACCACGATCTGCGGCTCGGCCACACGGGGCAGGAAGGTGAACCGGATCCACCCGCGGTTGCTGTCGAAGTACGCGATGTGCGGGCCGCGGGGGACGGTGGAGCGCGGATCGTCGGGCAGGCCGATCCGGTACTTCTCGGCGTCCTGGGTGTAGTCCACCGCCCACGGCGGCCCTGGCTTCCAGGTCGGCGACGTGCCGGTCGAGCTCGGGGTCGCGCGCGAGGGCGTACTCGCCCCACCAGCGGGCCATGAACGCCGGGACCGGACCGATGTCATAGGCATCGCAGATGGGCCTTCGGCGTGTACTCCGGCATCGGCGGTACGGATCCACCGGGCGCAGGCGTCGCGGTCGTCATTCCCGGCTCCTCCTCGGATCGGACGCCTTCCACGAGGGAGCGCGACGGCCCCCGGCGCGGGGTGGTCGCGCCGGGGGCCGTCGGGTGGTGCGTCAGAGCTTCTCGGGGGTGCGGATGCCCAGGAGGGACATGCCCTTCGAGAGGGTGCGGGCGGTCAGCTCGCACAGGAACAGGCGGTTCTCGCCGACGACGAGCTCGGGCTCCGGCTTGATGACCGGGCACTCCGAGTAGAACGTCGTGAACAGCGAGGACAGCTGGTAGAGGTACGCGGCCAGCTTGTGCGGGGCGTACTCCGCCGCGGCCTCCTCGACCAGCGCGCCGAAGCCGTCCAGGTGCAGGCCCAGCGCACGCTCGGCCGGAGCCAGCTCCAGCTCCGGGTGGGCGACCGGGCCGCGGTCGCCCGCCTTGCGCAGGATGGACCGGATCCGGGCGTACGCGTACTGGAGGTACACGGACGTGTCACCGGTCAGCGACACCATCTGGTCCAGGTCGAACTTGTAGTCGCGCGCCGCCGAGGTGGAGAGGTCCGCGTACTTGACCGCGCCGATGCCGACCTGGAGACCGTTCTCCACGATCTCCTCCTCGGTCAGCAGCCCGCGCTCCTCGTCCTTCTCCCGGACCACCGAAGTCGCCCGCTCGACGGCCTCGTCGAGGAGGTCCACCAGCCTCACCGTCTCGCCCTCACGCGTCTTGAACGGCTTGCCGTCCTTGCCGAGGACCGTGCCGAAGGCCAGCTGGACGGCCTTGACCTCGTCGTTCAGCCAGCCGGCCCGGCGGGCCGTCTCGAAGACCATCTTGAAGTGGAGCGACTGGCGCGCGTCCACGACGTAGATGAGCGTGTCCGCCTTCAGGTTGCCCACCCGGTCGCGGATCGCCGAGAGGTCGGTGGCCGCGTAGCCGAAACCGCCGTCGGACTTCTGCACGATCAGCGGGGTCGGGTTGCCGTCCGGACCCTTGTACTCGTCGAAGAACACGCACAGCGCGCCGTTGGAGCGGACGGCGACGCCCGAGTCCTCCAGCAGCTTGCAGGTCTCCGCGAGCATGTCGTTGTAACCGGACTCGCCGACCACGTCCGGGTCCTGGATGTCCATGTCCAGCTTGTTGAAGACGGAGTAGAAGTAGATCTTCGACTCGTCCACGAACCGCTGCCACAGGGCCAGCGTCTCCGGCTCGCCCGCCTGGAGGTCCACCACCCGCGCCCGCGCCCGCGTCTTGAACTCCTCGTCGGAGTCGAAGAGCGCGCGCGAGGCCTTGTAGAGGCGGTTGAGGTTGGACATGGCCTCCTCGCCGGAGACCTCCTCGTCCGACTTGTGGTCCAGCTCGTGCGGGTGCTCCAGCAGGTACTGGATGAGCATGCCGAACTGGGTGCCCCAGTCGCCGATGTGGTGACGCCGCACCACCGTCTCGCCCGTGAACTCCAGGATCTCCACCATCGCCGCGCCGATCACGGCGGAGCGCAGGTGCCCGACGTGCATCTCCTTGGCGACGTTCGGCTGCGCGTAGTCGATCACCGTGGTGCCGGCGGACGGCGACAGCGGCACGCCGAGGCGGTCGTCGGCGGCGCGGGCCGCCAGGGTCTCGATGATCGCCCGGTCGGTGATCGTGATGTTGAGGAAGCCGGGGCCGGAGACCTCGATGTCCCGGATCAGGTCACCCGTCGGGATGCCCTCGACCACGGTCGTCGCCAGCTCGCGCGGGTTGGCCTTGGCCTTCTTCGCGAGCGCCAGGATGCCGTTGGCCTGGAAGTCGGCCCGGTCGCTTCGTCGCAGCAGCGGGTCGGTCGCACCGGCCTCCGGCAGGGCGGAGGCGAGGGCGTCCGCGACGCGCTGTTCGACGGAGGAAGCGAGGGAAGGGACCGAGGCCATGAGCTGCCGTTCCTGTGAGTCGGTTGATGCCCGTCGAGTATCCCACGGTGCACCTGTCCACATCCCGGGATTTGTCCGCGGCGACGGCCGGTCCCGGCGGGGAGGCGGAGGAGAGGGGGAGGGGGGAGATGACGGCGTATCTTTCCCGGTTTGCCCGGCAAAGCCCCCACCCGCCGGATAGGCTCCGCCCGATTTGACGGTCCGGTCGAAGGGTGGGGACATGACGGAGATGTCGTCGGGCGGCACCTACGTGAACCTGTCGGACGAGAACCTGCGGACGTACTACGAGACCTCCGACGGACGGATGGTGGAAACGGTCGTCCTCGGCGTGGACCCGACCCTCCACGTCCCGCTCGCCGTGTCGGTGGGGACCGGCGGCCCGGAGCACATGGACGCGAGCCGGCTGCACGGCCTGCGGCGGGGCGGACGGATGGTCCTCGCCGACCGGGTCGGCGGCAGGGCCGTCCTCGCCGCCGTCCTGGAGATCGCCGAGGCGGTACGGGCCGTCGCGGCCGCCGCCCGGCGGCCGGCCGTGGCCGCCGCCACGTCCTCCTCCTCGATGGAGGACGCCGACACCGAGGAGCCGAGGACCAACCGCTGGGAGGACTCCGACGACGAAGGGCCCGCACCCGTACCCGTACAGCGGCAGACCGGGCGGACCGCGCCCGCCGCCCCCCAGCAGGCACAGCGGCAGCAGGTGCCCGACGGGCCCACCGCGGAAGAGATCGCCGCGCGCATGGCGCAGGGGCGACGGTTCACCACACCGCGCGGGCGGGCCTGCTACTTCAGCGACCAGGGCGACAGCGCCGTACGCCACTTCCTGGAGTACCAGCGCTCCCGCAAGGAACAGACCGCGGTCTTCTTCGCCAACGTCCGGCGCTACACCCCGCTGGAGTACCTGCAGACCCTCCTGGCGGCGTGCGACGCGGCGATCGACCTCTACACGGCGCGCACCGTGGCCTACGGGAAGAACTGCCAGGTCCAGGACGCCGACGGCCGCCAGTGGACCATCGGCATGACGCGCGACGGCACCGAGCACCGGCTGACCCACGCGCACTTCGAGAACTACCAGAACAGCTGACACGGCACGGGCCGGCCGCCACCCGGCGGCCGGCCCCACCGGTCCGCGCCGCGCAGGCAACCTCGGAGGGCCCGCTTCCGTCTGGGAGAATGGCGGCAGCCAGCATTTCGAGATAGAAGGACGTGTCGTGGCTCAGAGCAGCACCGAGACCGACTGGGTCTCCCGTTTCGCGGACGAGGTCATCGCTGAGGCGGAGCGCCGAGCACCCGGCAAAACCGTCGTCGTCGCGTCCGGACTCTCCCCCTCCGGCCCGATCCACCTGGGCAACCTCCGTGAGGTCATGACCCCGCACCTGGTCGCGGACGAGATCCGCCGCCGGGGCATCGAGGTCCGCCACCTCATCTCCTGGGACGACTACGACCGCTACCGCAAGGTCCCGGCCGGCGTCCCCGGCATCGACGAGTCCTGGGCCCAGCACATCGGCAAGCCGCTGACCTCCGTGCCCGCCCCGGCCGGCTCCGCGTACCCGAACTGGGCCGAGCACTTCAAGGCGGCCTTCGTCGAGGCCCTGGCCGAGATGGGCGTCGAGTACGACCCGATCAGCCAGACCGAGCAGTACACCTCCGGCGCGTACCGCGAGCAGGTCCTGTTCGCGATGAAGCACCGCGGCGACATCGACGCCGTCCTCGACCAGTACCGCACCAAGCAGAAGCCGGGCGGCAAGAAGCCCCAGCAGAAGCAGGTCGACGAGGCCGAGCTGGAGGCCGCCGAGGGCTCCGGCGCCGCCGCCGAGGACGACGGCAGCAGCGACGGGGGCGGCTACTTCCCGTACAAGCCCTACTGCGGCGAGTGCGGCAAGGACTTCACCAAGGTCACCGCCTACGACGACGAGAGCACCGAGCTCACCTACGTCTGCACCGAGGACGAGTTCACCGAGACCGTCAAGCTGAGCGAGTTCAACCGCGGCAAGCTGGTCTGGAAGGTCGACTGGCCCATGCGCTGGGCCCACGAGGGCGTGATCTTCGAGCCCTCGGGCGTCGACCACTCCTCGCCCGGCTCGTCCTTCCAGGTCGGCGGCCAGATCGTGCACATCTTCGGCGGCGAGCAGCCGATCGGCCCGATGTACGCCTTCGTCGGCATCAGCGGCATGGCCAAGATGTCCTCCAGCAAGGGCGGGGTCCCCACCCCGGCCGACGCGCTGAAGATCATGGAGCCGCAGCTGCTGCGCTGGCTGTACGCGCGCCGCCGCCCCAACCAGTCCTTCAAGATCGCCTTCGACCAGGAGATCCAGCGGCTGTACGACGAGTGGGACAAGCTGGAGGGCAAGGTCGCCGACGGCACCGTGCTGCCGGCCGACGCCGCCGCGCACGCCCGCGCCGTCCGCGTCGCCTCCCACGAGCTGCCCCGCACCCCGCGCCCGCTGCCGTACCGCACCCTCGCGTCGGTCGTCGACATCACCGCCGGGCACGACGAGCAGACCCTGCGCATCCTGACCGACCTGGACCCGACGCAGCCGCTGACCTCCCTCGACGAGGTCCGCCCGCGCCTGGACCGCGCCGAGAACTGGATCACCAGCCAGGTCCCGGCCGACCAGCGCACCCTCGTCCGCGAGGACGCCGACACCGAGCTGCTGTCCTCCCTCGACGAGAACGGCCGCGAGCAGCTGCGCCTCCTCCTGGAGGGCCTCGACTCGCACTGGTCCCTCGACGGGCTCACCACCCTCGTGTACGGCGTGCCCAAGGTGCTGGCCGGGCTGGAGCCCGACGCCAAGCCGACGCCCGAACTCAAGGTCGCCCAGCGCGAGTTCTTCGCCCTGCTCTACCGCCTCCTGGTGACCCGGGAGACCGGACCGCGCCTGCCCACCCTGCTCCTCGCCGTCGGCGCGGACCGGGTGCGCAAGCTGCTCGCCGTCTGAGTCACCCGGCGGCGTACCGGCCGTACGGAAGGGCCCCGCACCCCCTCGGGGGTGCGGGGCCCTTCCGCGTGCCCGGACGATCAGGCGATGTGCTCGTTCTCCAGGTCGCGCTGGTAGCGCTGCTTCAGGTCCGGCATCAGCCGGCTGATCGTGCTGAAACTGCGCGGGTGCGCGATACCGTGCCGGTCCGAGAGGTATATGTCGACCTGCTCGGGGCTCGGGACCTTGCCGTTCTCCTCGATGTACGTCCGGAAGACCTCGTACGCCGCCTCCGTGAACTTCACCTCGTCGAGGTCGGCCCCGGAGTCGTCGACCTCCTCGTCCGGCAGCAGCTGCTGCGACGGCTTCCGGGGCGGCTCCTGCTCCAGCAGCTCCTCCGGGCCGGACGGCGGCATGACCGGGGTCGGCTCCAGGCCCTCCACGTACTGCGGGTTGTATCCGCCCTCGTACGCCGCCTGCGGGGCCAGCGGCGCCGCGAACCAGGCACTGTCGTGCGCCGCCGGCATCGCGGTGGGATCCACCGCGAACGCCGGCGGGGCGTGCGTGACGGGGGGAACCGCCGACGGGCCCGCGCCCGACGCGGACGCCGGACCCGCCTGCTGCGGAACCAGCACCTCCGCGGCCTTCGAGCCGGCCGCGGCCTCGCGGGGCGCGCTCTCCAGGGCCGCCGCCTCCAGGGCCGCGGTCTCCGGGGACGCCGCCTCCAGGGCCGGGGCCGCCGGGCCCGCCGGGGGCAGCAGCACCGGCTCGATGCCCGCCGCCACCAGCCCCTCCGGGGCCGTCTGGGACAAGGGCACGCCGATCCGGGCCAGCCGCAGCGGCATCAGCGCCTCCACCGGCGCCTTGCGCCGCCACGCCCGCCCGTACCGGGCCTGCAGCCGCGCCTGGTAGATCAGCCGGTCCTGCTCCATGCCGACCGCCTGCTCGTAGGAGCGCAGCTCCCACAGCTTCATCCGGCGCCACAGCTTGAAGGTGGGGACGGGCGAGAGCAGCCAGCGGGTGATGCGGACGCCCTCCATGTGCCGGTCCGCGGTGATATCCGCGATCCGGCCCACGGCGTGCCGGGCCGCCTCGACCGTGACCACGAACAGGATCGGGATCACGGCGTGCATGCCCACGCCCAGCGGGTCCGGCCAGGCCGCCGCGCCGTTGAACGCGATCGTCGCCGCCGTCAGCAGCCACGCCGTCTGGCGCAGCAGGGGGAACGGAATGCGGATCCACGTCAGCAGCAGGTCCAGTGCCAGCAGCACGCAGATGCCCATGTCGATGCCGATCGGGAACACCAGCGAGAAGTTGCCGAAGCCCTTCTGCAACGCCAGAGCGCGCACCGCGGCGTACGATCCCGCGAAACCGATGCCCGCGATGACCACGGCACCGGCGACCACGACACCGATGAGTATCCGGTGCGTACGAGTCAGCTGCATCGCGGCCACCCGCGACCTCCCCTTGTCGAGCTACGGCAGGCACAGCGTACGGGTGACTGCGCGTCACCCGTTCCCTAGGGCCCCTTACCGCCCGTCGCCTACTGCTGCGGGGAAGCGGAACCCGACGGCGAAGCCGAACCGGAAGGCGAAGCGGAACCGGACGGGGCCTGCTCGGGAGCGGCGTCGCCCTTGTTGGCGGAGTCGACCGCGTTCACCGCGTCACGGGCCGCCGCGACGGCGTCCTGGAGCAGCTTCGCCTGGTCGGGGGCGCCGGCGCCCTCGTAGGCGGCGCCGTTGTAGTCGAGCGTGACGACCACGTTGTGGGTGCGGACCACGAGGGTGGTGTTGAGGAAGTCGACGTCCTTCTTCACCCCGTACGCGACCGAGGAACCCTGGTCGCCGATCCCGCCGGCCTGCTCCACCTTGACGTCGTGCGCGCCCTCGACGGTCTTCGCCAGCTCGATCTGCTTGTTGTACTGCTCCTCGGCGCGCTTGTCGCCGCCGCCGAGCGTGGCGTGCGAGTCGTAGCGGACCAGGGAGACGGAGAGCCAGCGGTACTGCGAGCCCTTCACGCCGTCCGTCTGCAGGCCGTTCCAGGAGCAGCTGGC
Protein-coding sequences here:
- a CDS encoding DUF2637 domain-containing protein, which translates into the protein MQLTRTHRILIGVVVAGAVVIAGIGFAGSYAAVRALALQKGFGNFSLVFPIGIDMGICVLLALDLLLTWIRIPFPLLRQTAWLLTAATIAFNGAAAWPDPLGVGMHAVIPILFVVTVEAARHAVGRIADITADRHMEGVRITRWLLSPVPTFKLWRRMKLWELRSYEQAVGMEQDRLIYQARLQARYGRAWRRKAPVEALMPLRLARIGVPLSQTAPEGLVAAGIEPVLLPPAGPAAPALEAASPETAALEAAALESAPREAAAGSKAAEVLVPQQAGPASASGAGPSAVPPVTHAPPAFAVDPTAMPAAHDSAWFAAPLAPQAAYEGGYNPQYVEGLEPTPVMPPSGPEELLEQEPPRKPSQQLLPDEEVDDSGADLDEVKFTEAAYEVFRTYIEENGKVPSPEQVDIYLSDRHGIAHPRSFSTISRLMPDLKQRYQRDLENEHIA
- the argS gene encoding arginine--tRNA ligase, which translates into the protein MASVPSLASSVEQRVADALASALPEAGATDPLLRRSDRADFQANGILALAKKAKANPRELATTVVEGIPTGDLIRDIEVSGPGFLNITITDRAIIETLAARAADDRLGVPLSPSAGTTVIDYAQPNVAKEMHVGHLRSAVIGAAMVEILEFTGETVVRRHHIGDWGTQFGMLIQYLLEHPHELDHKSDEEVSGEEAMSNLNRLYKASRALFDSDEEFKTRARARVVDLQAGEPETLALWQRFVDESKIYFYSVFNKLDMDIQDPDVVGESGYNDMLAETCKLLEDSGVAVRSNGALCVFFDEYKGPDGNPTPLIVQKSDGGFGYAATDLSAIRDRVGNLKADTLIYVVDARQSLHFKMVFETARRAGWLNDEVKAVQLAFGTVLGKDGKPFKTREGETVRLVDLLDEAVERATSVVREKDEERGLLTEEEIVENGLQVGIGAVKYADLSTSAARDYKFDLDQMVSLTGDTSVYLQYAYARIRSILRKAGDRGPVAHPELELAPAERALGLHLDGFGALVEEAAAEYAPHKLAAYLYQLSSLFTTFYSECPVIKPEPELVVGENRLFLCELTARTLSKGMSLLGIRTPEKL
- the lysS gene encoding lysine--tRNA ligase, yielding MAQSSTETDWVSRFADEVIAEAERRAPGKTVVVASGLSPSGPIHLGNLREVMTPHLVADEIRRRGIEVRHLISWDDYDRYRKVPAGVPGIDESWAQHIGKPLTSVPAPAGSAYPNWAEHFKAAFVEALAEMGVEYDPISQTEQYTSGAYREQVLFAMKHRGDIDAVLDQYRTKQKPGGKKPQQKQVDEAELEAAEGSGAAAEDDGSSDGGGYFPYKPYCGECGKDFTKVTAYDDESTELTYVCTEDEFTETVKLSEFNRGKLVWKVDWPMRWAHEGVIFEPSGVDHSSPGSSFQVGGQIVHIFGGEQPIGPMYAFVGISGMAKMSSSKGGVPTPADALKIMEPQLLRWLYARRRPNQSFKIAFDQEIQRLYDEWDKLEGKVADGTVLPADAAAHARAVRVASHELPRTPRPLPYRTLASVVDITAGHDEQTLRILTDLDPTQPLTSLDEVRPRLDRAENWITSQVPADQRTLVREDADTELLSSLDENGREQLRLLLEGLDSHWSLDGLTTLVYGVPKVLAGLEPDAKPTPELKVAQREFFALLYRLLVTRETGPRLPTLLLAVGADRVRKLLAV
- a CDS encoding alkaline phosphatase, whose product is MRRRPLKTLTVLALASAVAAGTAVTANSAPQQSDSHQDVRNVIYLLGDGMGRTHVTAARDRYAGAAGKLTMETLPNTGAVATYAVEKNSAKPALVTDSASSATAWASGVKTYNAAIGVDAYEKKVATLMEQAHAAGFATGNVSTAEITDATPAAQFSHALLRGCQGPAYSDAACLPKKDDGSYEQAPADKTLITPIAEQIARNGTADVILGGGLARFEPDDQKALQAQGYQVLGSFGDPALPAQTAASQKVATKSDLDKAGGKKVIGLFNRGNLTVEQNKAALPAGAPQKQEPSLADMTRKSIQLLNDRKQGGSYDRGKSKKGFYLQVEGAQIDKRSHANDAAQTLAEVKAFDDAVKAAYEFAKKDGHTLVVVTADHECAGFNIIEKGSYTNAEAVAPPANTDAGNTANNSVPSRAASGAKDPVRSSGIVNGAGSGDAKNFGPATFRTPDDPADVKDGSPEASLWLTYLSGNHTGADVPIFAYGPNGNAFATSQINTELYGKLYRSLFGRSPQQH
- a CDS encoding DUF3558 family protein is translated as MHRSASRLTRVLACAAVVPVILTAAGCSSDSEKSSGSESGKKSSASSSAKPNSKAPAALEKVAFAKLPDPCKAITSKTIDSVVPEAKEKNGTAAKSNDLANRASCSWNGLQTDGVKGSQYRWLSVSLVRYDSHATLGGGDKRAEEQYNKQIELAKTVEGAHDVKVEQAGGIGDQGSSVAYGVKKDVDFLNTTLVVRTHNVVVTLDYNGAAYEGAGAPDQAKLLQDAVAAARDAVNAVDSANKGDAAPEQAPSGSASPSGSASPSGSASPQQ